In Brachypodium distachyon strain Bd21 chromosome 2, Brachypodium_distachyon_v3.0, whole genome shotgun sequence, one genomic interval encodes:
- the LOC100840808 gene encoding glycine-rich RNA-binding protein 4, mitochondrial, with product MAAFNKLGSLLRQSAFASSVSAGSAPAMFNAARFMSNKLFVGGLSWGTNDGSLKEAFSSFGEVYEARVITDRETGRSRGFGFVEFSNEEDAKKAASSMDGQELDGRSVRVNFANERPAGGSRGGFGGGGGGGFGGGGGYGGGGGGRSYGGGQDDAY from the exons ATGGCGGCGTTTAACAAGCTCGGAAGCCTTCTTAGGCAGAGTGCTTTCGCGAGCAGTGTCTCAGCTGGCTCAGCACCTGCCATGTTCAATGCTGCTCGGTTCATGTCCAACAAGCTTTTTGTGGGCG gtCTTTCCTGGGGTACTAATGACGGTTCTTTGAAAGAGGCGTTTTCCAGCTTTGGGGAGGTCTATGAAG CACGTGTGATCACTGACAGAGAAACTGGAAGGTCCAGGGGGTTTGGGTTTGTGGAATTCTCCAATGAAGAGGATGCAAAGAAGGCTGCGTCTAGCATGGATGGTCAG GAACTTGATGGGCGTAGTGTCCGTGTGAACTTTGCCAATGAGAGACCGGCAGGAGGGAGCCGTGGTGGCtttggcggaggcggcggcggtggctttggtggtggcggcggctatggcggcggcggtggtggcagAAGCTATGGTGGCGGCCAGGATGACGCCTACTAA
- the LOC100841114 gene encoding forkhead box protein B2: MDPPHPSHHHHRLHLHLHLDPGHHHRIHIHLCHHSTHLLLPAAPSAHHHQQQQQQGALVPPQSFPTAHPYPPNAAAWHPQGPVAGLQGEAEAANGFWEEPALQAEQGEEVYLEEEDEEEEPVFVLTDEWAEFFARADAKRKLAKQQQRKNRKK, encoded by the exons ATGGATCCGCCGCACCCttcacaccaccaccaccgcctccatctccacctGCACCTCGAtcccggccaccaccaccgcatCCACATCCACCTCTGCCACCACAGcacccacctcctcctccccgccgctccttccgcccaccaccaccagcagcaacagcagcaggggGCGTTGGTTCCTCCCCAATCGTTCCCCACCGCTCACCCCTACCCGCCAAACGCGGCGGCTTGGCACCCGCAAGGCCCAGTCGCCGGACTGCAGggggaggccgaggcggcgaaTGGCTTTTGGGAGGAACCGGCGCTGCAAGCGGAGCAAGGGGAGGAGGTTTAtctcgaggaggaggatgaggaggaggagccggtgTTCGTTCTCACGGACGAGTGGGCGGAGTTCTTCGCCAGAGCCGACGCCAAGAGGAAACTGG ccaagcagcagcagaggaagaaTCGGAAGAAATAG